A single window of Aphidius gifuensis isolate YNYX2018 linkage group LG1, ASM1490517v1, whole genome shotgun sequence DNA harbors:
- the LOC122847668 gene encoding glutathione hydrolase 1 proenzyme-like: MFGLKKSTLIGSFVGLCIGIGLIILIIFTFIKTTNNDDDHDKSWGDKFISKSILGKFKKAAVASNGVECSEIGMNMLKKNGSAVDAAIATLLCEGVASLHSMGLGGGFLMTIWDASKKKSVFLNARETAPAASHKNMFEGNATLSQFGGKAIGIPGELLGYWEAHKYYGKLPWRELFLPTIELCENGIVVNEYLANTLRRFQNKIINEPTLKDILIDKKTNETWIIGDRIKRPILKETLKRIAEDGPGIFYNGTMGEDLIKEIKEVGGIMDMNDLKNYRIKWSSPIASKFDKLTMYTAPLPGSGVILNLIMNILYGITSTKDESIFCQRLVETFKWGYAKRTELGDDNFVDINGLLKNLTSPTYAKEIRQEIVDNWTSKDPKYYGAVFATPDDSGTSHVSVLADDGSAVSVTSTINQVLGAMIRSKSTGIIFNDQMDDFSAPGITNGFDLPPSPANFIEPGKRPLSSMVPTIIVDDEGQVQLVIGAAGGTKITTSVALAIILNIWKGYNIKEAVDARRLHHQLLPMTIEAEPGFNQSILDYLIGIGHNTTFYSGIGSAITAVSRKNYNGITANSDYRRQGTVSGF, translated from the exons atgtttgg ACTTAAAAAAAGTACATTAATTGGAAGTTTTGTTGGACTTTGTATTGGTAttggattaataattttaataatatttacttttattaaaacaacaaataatgatgatgatcatgataAATCATGGGGAGATAAATTTATCAGTAAATCAATAttgggaaaatttaaaaag gcAGCTGTTGCATCAAATGGAGTTGAATGTTCAGAAATTGGTATgaatatgttgaaaaaaaatggctcAGCAGTTGATGCTGCAATTGCGACATTACTTTGTGAAGGCGTTGCTTCACTGCACAG tatGGGACTTGGTGGTGGATTTCTAATGACAATTTGGGatgcaagtaaaaaaaaatctgtatttttaaatgccaGAGAAACAGCACCAGCAGCATCACACAAAAATATGTTTGAAGGAAACGCGACTTTATCACAATTtg GTGGAAAAGCAATTGGTATACCTGGTGAATTACTTGGCTATTGGGAAGCTCATAAATATTATGGTAAATTACCATGGagagaattatttttaccaacaatTGAACTCTGTGAAAATGGAATTGttgttaatgaatatttagCAAATACATTGAGAagatttcaaaataaaattatcaatgagCCAACATTAAAAGacatattaattgataaaaaaacaaatgaaaccTGGATC ATAGGTGATAGAATAAAACGTCCAATATTAAAAGAGACATTAAAACGTATTGCTGAAGATGGACcaggtattttttataatggcACAATGGGAGAAGATTTgattaaagaaattaaagaaGTTGGAGGAATCATGGATATGAATGACCTAAAAAATTATCg tatcaaATGGAGCTCACCAATAGCAtcgaaatttgataaattaacaatgtaCACAGCTCCACTTCCAGGCTCTGgagtaatattaaatttaataatgaatattttatatggtATAACATCAACAAAAGATGAGTCAATATTTTGTCAACGTTTAGTTGAAACATTTAAATGGGGATATGCAAAAAGAACAGAATTAggtgatgataattttgttgatataaatggattattaaaaaatttaacatcaccAACATATGCTAAAGAAATACGTCaagaaattgttgataattggACAAGTAAAGATCCAAAATATTATGGTGCTGTATTTGCAACACCAGATGATTCTGGTACATCACATGTATCTGTCTTGGCTGATGATGGATCAGCAGTATCAgtaacatcaacaataaatcaagt TTTAGGTGCAATGATACGTTCAAAATCAActggaataatatttaatgatcaAATGGATGATTTTAGTGCACCTGGAATAACAAATGGTTTTGATCTTCCACCATCACCAGCAAATTTTATTGAACCAGGAAAAAGACCATTGAGTTCAATGGTTCCaacaattatt gTTGATGATGAAGGACAAGTTCAGTTGGTAATTGGTGCAGCTGGTggaacaaaaataacaacatctGTTGCATtagcaataatattaaatatttggaaAGGATATAATATCAAAGAAGCTGTTGATGCACGTCGTCTTCATCATcag ttattaccAATGACTATTGAAGCTGAGCCTGGttttaatcaatcaattcTTGATTATCTTATTGGAATTGGTCATAATACAACATTTTATTCTGGTATTGGTAGTGCAATAACAGCagtatcaagaaaaaattataatggtaTAACAGCAAATTCAGATTACAGGCGGCAGGGTACTGTTTCTggtttttaa
- the LOC122847664 gene encoding mediator of RNA polymerase II transcription subunit 12 — protein sequence MMGIMYEKRPLKRPRLGPPDVYPQEPKQKEDELTSINVKHGFATMPQLSDEFGTARHCNVTAAKVGAYFNAILSKKEELATMPDTGRKKQQISPKDNFWPVTARSKNQIEAWFKDLSGCKPLVTLAKRAPNFNKKDEIFMMLCEYQVPMLRAAWFIKLSSAYTVAVSEAKIKKRQLPDPTTEWTGTLIKFLKDQLTKIQEFYHSSNQLLNNNSNNTSTILNGTCNNSSGNLTPNNNTSSSSSSSTTAIVTNNNSNTTMQPLTPNPSVQQTVSSMNDEHKLALKQWHYCIQLSKYMFEEGLLDRQELLQWILELLDKMRSAPAEDGILKLLLPLTLQYLEEFVQSEVLARRLAYACCKKLSHMLNNIDTNISPQSPSLNHHQQQQQQQQHLKAADNNNNTNKEQSLNQQLTLIFNDYLNCPHHRDLIYSLSTIIQVITLECPSALVWNCVGEGKAPSVLNGSPLDHLPCPPASLPCPPSTAANPTMNQLKIAQENIRLRSQAAEGRWSCDKWQQSSAGMTTTKVLAALDALDRHHFNRMDSTNSLDTLYSKIFTLTTTTKDLTTTTISTTSSSSSTIATSSSSLLLSTLSSSISSSSSSSVSTVTATTITTPTVATAVTASSSSSTITATTLTNERDTNKNEYTPQQDSAIINILCEWAVSAERWGEHRAMAVAKLLEKRQCEVTGETNDNDDKDSICSNGNPASLPIFQQLLMKFLDNDAPILDNTNHQSKIQFTNLVHLFSELIRHDVFSHDAYMCTLISRGDLIQGQGISKPNTPIIDDDNNIFSGIDLKPTKIDINDVNRGASSSTTTNTTTAIASSSSSVSATVVTGTGSTTAMDYDDSKIDDDLDKILQHIKEDQQNSMDAPDSPKDDALVGHGNNDGTIDTNKITTSSVSAGGAGAGVTSSSSSLLNTNTITGITNSGNSNGTINPTRHLLYTTHFPLPQDETSSQHDCNQRHVLLYGVGRVRDDARHVVKKMTKEICKLFGKKFSIDVAEGGKVKKHSRNEFNFESITQKFQNLSFFDQHVVTWQCSTQVIEMLNSFSLSGSSYLPVQEHVAFLFDLMELAFNIYGLIDICIQILKELPEVEQQLSIRNSQLIRCYTTNLSLYIVGVLRRYHCCLLLSPEQTTSVFDILCKVVKHVSNPSDCSSSERCILAHLYDLYSSCSLLKTKSHGVEAFSNAYPKIRTALYNTLQPTPSNHLYNSQFMNDVFNLTRRGGKIELQWARLLNETPANRYSFVTNAIVAVCHENDNDKLNDIAITCAELTACCNALSAEWLGVLIALCCSSSTTTPFYIDVINQIDIQDLSIHNSLAVFTSILIARHCFSLEDFVVHIALPSLVEACNEGRGDADTDAESRGRLTCHLLLRLFKAIECPQPSMYSVSTSPHPLPNNGNSRGYNIKLSCDRHLLAAAHNNIRVGPVLAVLKATLVVGDATVGKQLSKKLDNNLSISHSINKSGNIGSGVGCTGSSTSGGGAGGNTPTTTSATTTSTSTAITGGGGGGGSGPASVGNINNTNIIIGNNNNTNNSIGNNITGELSISHILGTSDILGGGDDIGIDIGMSSSNSSIGLSTDNVKGLSDFAQHVLRQICSQEWVLERCLQNPEELCHCDMLLDNMLTPRQAQRLLHMICYPELPTDSTHDQRKHITNILENLEQWSLRMSWLDLQLMYKQLSSGSNDLSQWLDTVAKAAIDVFQLNTLNINKCCDNNNNSNNNNNSNNSNNNKKNDSIWLVAPLVSKLPSAVQGRVLKVAGQVLESGNWSKTNGRDRGRLKSPSLFNHQPFLSLVLTCLKGQDDQREGLLTSLHSQLSQFLNTTKEEKNNCTDDPKTREILQDALQLRFSLVGGVFDTIQRNTTVTTDWAILFVQLVSYGVIDLFNNNELFTTVIDMLSTLIHSTLVSDSLSEKDENKKHYQNLMKKLKKELGDKNSLSISYIRQLLPLQKLTMEVITCEPVGCLTDTKGNKIAGFDSIDKKQGLQVCDSQRVSAWELLEGHKNPAPLSWAWFRAVKIERKPLTYQSAHKLLRYHTHSQIRQSNYYLDPPPLPPEDLEPDKKDSDIINKLTDTPMNIDSPNRIGAGGGVGGISGIGGIGGINAIGAGKGKAMKAPRRHRRNKVATPTAPMPQQQQHQQQQVQQQQQQQVQQQQQQVQQQQHHQQQMQQSIQPPSMQQMPYGNPQQQQQQQLSQQAGMFPGQAMPQQAQQQQQQQQQQQQQQQQWYANQQGPTPQQQQYAAAYGQQLPPNPVGPRYERPSSQHQTKHALSNMLRSRQPSASQFMGGQQLNPQVAGPGAFPVMGGRQFIRQQLRAQHGGPVINPAQQAMFTPQQQQQQQQQQQQQQQQQNLYAGMQGGMNQNYTGYGGQQMLTPQQQQAQAAQQQNQAQVQQQQAQQQAQQQQQQQAQQQQAQQQQQQQQQAQQQAQQQQLLQQQAQQAAAAAAAAAAAQQQQQQGMLSQQQQQQQQQQQNMFQNPAQMMAGRGGQDYMTQQRMLQNAGPRPPYGLQAPNVTMNTMGAMSGGGGGVGGGVQNQPAPPYRQTGGKPTAVGVNAGGVGGGAGVGGVTLQPNSQFSQQTLTQQRLRQQMILQQQAQQQQAQQQQQQQQQQLRQQTHENTGQQTNPQLVAHLQRHIPQPPQHPYQHQPPPY from the exons ATGATGGGTATAATGTATGAAAAACGGCCATTAAAAAGGCCAAGACTTGGACCACCAGATGTTTATCCACAAGAGCCAAAACAAAAAGAAGATGaattaacatcaataaatGTTAAACATGGTTTTGCAACAATGCCACAATTATCTGATGAATTTGGTACAGCAAGACATTGTAATGTAACAGCAGCAAAAGTTGGAGCATATTTTAAtgcaatattatcaaaaaaagaagaattagCAACAATGCCTGATACTGGAcgtaaaaaacaacaaataagtccaaaagataatttttggCCAGTAACTGCTAGAtctaaaaatcaaattgaagCATGGTTTAAAGATTTATCTGGTTGTAAACCACTTGTAACACTTGCTAAACGTGcaccaaattttaataaaaaagatgaaatatttatgatgCTATGTGAATATCAAGTACCAATGTTACGTGCTGCatggtttattaaattaagttCAGCATATACTGTTGCTGTATCAGaagctaaaattaaaaaacgtcAGCTACCAGATCCAACAACTGAATGGACTGgtacattaataaaatttttaaaagatcaattgacaaaaatacaagaattttatcattctagtaatcaattattaaataataatagtaataatacatcaacaatattaaatgGTACATGTAATAATTCATCTGGTAATTTAacaccaaataataatacatcatcatcatcatcgtcatcaacaacagcaatagtaacaaataataatagtaatacaaCAATGCAACCATTAACACCAAATCCATCTGTACAACAAACAGTATCATCAATGAATGATGAACATAAATTAGCATTAAAACAATGGCATTATTGTatacaattatcaaaatatatgtTTGAAGAAGGTTTACTTGATCGTCAAGAATTATTACAATGGATATTAGAATTATTAGATAAAATGAGATCAGCACCAGCTGAAGATGGtatattaaaacttttattaccATTAACATTACAATATCTTGAAGAATTTGTACAATCAGAAGTATTAGCAAGAAGATTAGCATATGcatgttgtaaaaaattatcacatatgttaaataatattgatacaaATATATCACCACAAAGTCCAtcattaaatcatcatcaacaacaacaacaacaacaacaacatttaaaagctgctgataataataataatacaaataaagaacaatcattaaatcaacaattaacattaatatttaatgattatttaaattgtccaCATCATCgtgatttaatatattcattatcaacaataatacaaGTTATAACACTTGAATGTCCATCAGCATTAGTATGGAATTGTGTTGGTGAAGGTAAAGCACCATCTGTATTAAATGGTTCACCACTTGATCATTTACCATGTCCACCAGCAAGTTTACCATGTCCACCATCAACAGCAGCAAATCCAACaatgaatcaattaaaaattgcacAAGAAAATATACGTTTACGTTCACAAGCTGCTGAAGGACGTTGGTCATGTGATAAATGGCAACAATCAAGTGCTGGTATGACAACAACAAAAGTATTAGCAGCACTTGATGCATTAGATCGTCATCATTTTAATCGTATGGATTCAACAAATTCACTTGATacattatattcaaaaatatttacattaacaacaacaacaaaagatttaacaacaacaacaatatcaacaacatcatcatcatcatcaacaatagcaacatcatcatcatcattattattatcaaccctatcatcatcaatatcatcgtCATCGTCGTCATCAGTATCAACAgtaacagcaacaacaataacaacacctACAGTAGCAACAGCTGTAACtgcttcatcatcatcttcaacaataacagcaacaacattaacaaatgaacgtgatacaaataaaaatgaatatacacCACAGCAAGATTcagcaattattaatatattatgtgAATGGGCAGTTAGTGCTGAAAGATGGGGTGAACATCGTGCAATGGCTGTtgcaaaattattagaaaaacgACAATGTGAAGTTACTGGtgaaacaaatgataatgatgataaagataGTATATGTAGTAATGGTAATCCAGCATCATTAccaatatttcaacaattattaatgaaatttcttGATAATGATGCACCAATATTAGATAATACAAATCATCAAagtaaaatacaatttacaaatttagtACATTTATTTTCTGAATTAATACGTCATGATGTATTTTCACATGATGCATATATGTGTACATTAATATCACGTGGTGATTTAATACAAGGACAAGGTATTAGTAAACCAAATACAccaataattgatgatgataataatatatttagtggtattgatttaaaaccaacaaaaattgatattaatgatgTTAATAGAggagcatcatcatcaacaacaacaaatacaacaacagcaatagcatcatcatcatcatcagtatcaGCAACAGTTGTAACTGGTACAGGTTCAACAACAGCAATGGATTATGATGATagtaaaattgatgatgatttagataaaatattacaacatATTAAAGAAGATCAACAAAATAGTATGGATGCACCAGATAGTCCAAAAGATGATGCACTTGTTGGTCATGGTAATAATGATGGTACAattgatacaaataaaataacaacatcatCAGTATCAGCTGGTGGTGCTGGTGCTGGagtaacatcatcatcatcatcattattaaatacaaatacaataaCTGGTATTACAAATAGTGGTAATAGTAATGGTACAATAAATCCAACACgtcatttattatatacaacaCATTTTCCATTACCACAAGATGAAACAAGTAGTCAACATGATTGTAATCAACGTCatgtattattatatggtGTTGGACGTGTACGTGATGATGCACGtcatgttgttaaaaaaatgacaaaagaaatatgtaaattatttggtaaaaaatttagtattgATGTTGCTGAAGGTGGTAAAGTTAAAAAACATTCAcgtaatgaatttaattttgaatcaataacacaaaaatttcaaaatttaagtttttttgatCAACATGTTGTAACATGGCAATGTTCAACACAAGTTATTGAAAtgttaaattcattttcattatctgGTTCATCATATTTACCAGTACAAGAACAtgttgcatttttatttgatttaatggAACttgcatttaatatttatggtttaattgatatatgtatacaaatattaaaagagCTACCAGAAGTTGAACAACAATTATCAATACGTAATAGTCAATTAATACGTTGTTATACAACAAATTTAAGTTTATATATTGTTGGTGTATTACGTAGATatcattgttgtttattattatcaccagAACAAACAACATCtgtatttgatatattatgtAAAGTTGTAAAACATGTATCAAATCCAAGTGATTGTAGTTCATCTGAACGTTGTATACTTGCACatttatatgatttatattcatcatgttcattattaaaaacaaaatcacaTGGTGTTGAAGCATTTAGTAATGCATATCCAAAAATACGTACAGCATTATATAATACATTACAACCAACACCATcaaatcatttatataattcacAATTTATGAatgatgtatttaatttaacacgtCGTGGTGGTAAAATTGAATTACAATGGGCaagattattaaatgaaacacCAGCAAATCGTTATTCATTTGTAACAAATGCCATTGTTGCTGTATgtcatgaaaatgataatgataaattaaatgatattgcAATAACATGTGCTGAATTAACAGCATGTTGTAATGCATTAAGTGCTGAATGGTTAGGTGTATTAATTGCATTATGttgttcatcatcaacaacaacaccatttTATATTGATGTTATTAATCAAATTGATATACAAGATTTAAGTATACATAATTCACTTGCTGTATttacatcaatattaataGCACGTCATTGTTTTTCACTTGAAGATTTTGTTGTACATATTGCATTACCATCATTAGTTGAAGCATGTAATGAAGGTAGAGGTGATGCTGATACTGATGCTGAATCAAGAGGTAGATTAAcatgtcatttattattaagatTATTTAAAGCAATTGAATGTCCACAACCATCAATGTATTCAGTTAGTACAAGTCCACATCCATTACCAAATAATGGTAATTCACGtggttataatattaaattaagttGTGATCGTCATCTTCTTGCTGCAGCACATAATAATATACGTGTTGGACCAGTACTTGCTGTATTAAAAGCAACACTTGTTGTTGGTGATGCAACTGTTGGTAAACAATTGtctaaaaaattagataataatttatcaatatcacattcaataaataaaagtggTAATATTGGTAGTGGTGTTGGTTGTACTGGTAGTAGTactagtggtggtggtgcagGTGGTAATACTCCTACTACTACTAGTGCAACTACTACTTCTACTTCTACTGCTATtactggtggtggtggtggtggtggtagtggtcCAGCAAGTGTTGGTAATATTAACaatactaatattattattggtaataataataatacaaataattcaattggtaATAATATTACTGGTGAATTATCAATAAGTCATATACTTGGTACAAGTGATATacttggtggtggtgatgatatTGGTATTGATATTGGTATGTCATCATCAAATTCAAGTATTGGATTATCAACAGATAATGTTAAAGGTTTATCTGATTTTGCACAACATGTATTACGTCAAATATGTTCACAAGAATGGGTATTAGAACGTTGTTTACAAAATCCAGAAGAATTATGTCATTGTGATATGTTACTTGATAATATGTTAACACCAAGACAAGCACAAAGATTATTACATATGATATGTTATCCAGAATTACCAACAGATTCAACACACGATCAACGTAAAcatattacaaatatattagaaaatttagaaCAATGGAGTTTACGTATGTCATGGCTtgatttacaattaatgtataaacaattatcatctggttcaaatgatttatcacaaTGGCTTGATACTGTTGCTAAAGCAGCAATTGatgtatttcaattaaatacattaaatataaataaatgttgtgataataataataatagtaataataataataatagcaataatagtaataataataaaaaaaatgattcaatatGGCTTGTTGCACCACTTGTATCAAAGTTACCATCAGCAGTACAAGGTAGAGTATTAAAAGTTGCTGGACAAGTATTAGAATCTGGTAATTGGTCAAAAACAAATGGACGTGATAGAGGTAGATTAAAATCACcatcattatttaatcatCAACCATTTTTATCACTTGTATTAACATGTTTAAAAGGACAAGATGATCAAAGAGAAGGTTTATTAACATCATTACATTCACAATTatcacaatttttaaatacaactaaagaagaaaaaaataattgtacagATGATCCAAAAACACGTGAAATATTACAAGATGCATTACAACTTAGATTTAGTTTAGTTGGTGGTGTATTTGATACAATACAAAGAAATACAACAGTTACAACTGATTGGGcaatattatttgtacaaTTAGTTAGTTATGgtgttattgatttatttaataataatgaattatttacaacTGTTATTGATATGTTATCAACATTAATACATTCAACATTAGTATCTGATTCATTAtcagaaaaagatgaaaataaaaaacattatcaaaatttaatgaaaaaattaaaaaaagaattaggtgataaaaattcattaagtATATCATATATACGTCAATTATTACCATTACAAAAACTAACAATGGAAGTTATAACATGTGAACCAGTTGGTTGTTTAACTGATACAAAAGGTAATAAAATTGCTGGTTTTGAtagtattgataaaaaacaaggCCTACAAGTATGTGATTCACAACGTGTATCAGCATGGGAATTACTTGAAGGACATAAAAATCCAGCACCATTATCATGGGCATGGTTTCGTGCTGTTAAAATTGAACGTAAACCATTAACATATCAATCAGCTCATAAATTATTACGTTATCATACACATAGTCAAATACgtcaatcaaattattatcttgatccaccaccattaccaccagAAGATCTTGAACCAGATAAAAAAGATtctgatattattaataaattaacagatACACCAATGAATATTGATTCACCAAATAGAATTGGTGCaggtggtggtgttggtggtaTTAGTGGTATTGGTGGTATTGGTGGTATTAATGCTATTGGTGCTGGTAAAGGTAAAGCTATGAAAGCACCAAGAAGACATCGTAGAAATAAAGTTGCAACACCAACAGCACCAATGccacaacagcagcaacatcaacaacaacaagtacagcaacaacaacaacagcaagtacaacaacaacaacaacaagtacaacagcaacaacatcatcagcaACAAATGCAACAATCAATACAACCACCGTCAATGCAACAAATGCCATATGGTAatccacaacaacaacaacaacaacagttaTCACAACAAGCTGGTATGTTTCCAGGACAAGCAATGCCTCAACAAgctcaacaacaacagcagcaacaacaacaacagcaacagcaacaacaacagtggTATGCAAATCAACAAGGACCAacaccacaacaacaacaatatgcTGCTGCTTATGGACAACAATTACCACCAAATCCAGTTGGTCCACGATATGAACGTCCATCATCACAACATCAAACAAAACATGCATTATCAAATATGTTAAGATCACGTCAACCATCAGCAAGTCAATTTATGGGTGGACAACAATTAAATCCACAAGTTGCTGGTCCTGGTGCATTTCCAGTTATGGGAGGTAGACAATTTATACGTCAACAATTACGTGCACAACATGGTGGACCAGTTATTAATCCAGCACAACAAGCAATGTTTACAcctcaacaacaacagcaacaacaacagcaacagcagcaacaacaacaacaacaaaatttatatgctGGTATGCAAGGAGGAATGAATCAAAATTATACTGGCTATGGTGGACAACAAATGTTAacaccacaacaacaacaagcacAAGCTgcacaacaacaaaatcaagCACAAGTACAACAGCAACAGGCTCAACAACAGGctcagcagcagcaacaacaacaagcccAGCAGCAACAAGcccaacaacagcaacaacaacaacaacaagctcAACAGCAAgcccaacaacaacaattattacaacaacagGCACAACAAGCAGCTGCAGCAGCCGCGGCGGCAGCAGCagcacaacaacaacaacaacaaggaATGTTGtcacagcaacagcaacaacaacagcaacaacaacaaaatatgtTCCAAAATCCAGCACAAATGATGGCTGGACGTGGTGGACAAGATTACATGACACAACAAAGAATGTTACAAAATGCGGGACCAAGACCACCATATGGTTTACAAGCACCAAATGTTACAATGAATACAATGGGTGCAATgagtggaggtggtggtggtgttggtggtggtgtacAAAATCAACCAGCTCCACCATATAGACAAACTGGTGGTAAACCAACAGCTGTTGGTGTAAATGCTGGTGGCGTTGGTGGTGGTGCTGGTGTTGGTGGTGTTACTCTACAACCAAATTCACAATTTTcacaa caAACATTGACTCAACAAAGATTACGTCAACAAATGATTCTACAACAACAAgcccaacaacaacaagcacaacagcagcagcagcaacaacaacaacaacttcgACAACA GACACATGAAAATACTGGACAACAGACAAATCCACAATTGGTTGCACATCTACAGAGACATATTCCACAACCACCTCAGCATCCGTATCAGCATCAACCACCACcgtattaa
- the LOC122847665 gene encoding replication factor C subunit 4: protein MQSFLKTGKIGNNDGKKPSTSKDKPKKPAPSPPWVEKYRPRTVEDVVEQGEVVEVLRQSMSGGDFPNLLFYGPPGTGKTSTILAAARQLFGSMYKDRILELNASDERGIQVIREKVKSFAQLTAGDKRPDGKPCPPFKIIILDEADSMTGKAQSALRRTMEKASHSTRFCLICNYVSRIIEPLTSRCTKFRFKPLGQEKIIERLESICNAEDVKADKYVLTKLVDASGGDLRRAITSLQSVTRLKGVGIEITLDDVLEVTGVIPDRWINKLLEVCEGKDYNNVTNFIDDFLLEGYGTGQVIEQLSERIIFSDDLTDKQKAIIGEKLGVCSFRLLEGGSEYIQLLDLCITIMQVNQQN, encoded by the exons atgcaatcatttttaaaaacaggtaaaattggtaataatgatggtaaaaaaccatcaacatcaaaagATAAACCAAAAAAACCAGCACCATCACCACCATGGGTAGAAAAATA tcGTCCAAGAACTGTTGAGGATGTTGTTGAACAGGGTGAAGTTGTTGAAGTATTACGTCAATCAATGAGTGGTGGTGATTttccaaatttattattttatggacCACCTGGTACTGGTAAAACTAGTACAATATTAGCAGCTGCTAGACAATTATTTGGAAGTATGTATAAAGATAGAATACTTGAATTAAATGCATCAGATGAAAGAGGTATACAAGTTATCAGAGAAAAAGTTAAATCATTTGCTCAATTAACTGCTGGTGATAAAAGACCTGA TGGTAAACCATGCCcaccatttaaaataataattcttgatGAAGCTGATAGTATGACTGGTAAAGCACAATCAGCACTACGTCGTACAATGGAAAAAGCATCACACAGTACAAGATTTTGTCTTATTTGTAATTATGTATCAAGAATAATTGAACCATTAACATCACGTTGTACGAAATTTCGTTTTAAACCACTTggtcaagaaaaaataattgaacgtTTAGAATCAATATGTAATGCTGAAGATGTTAAAGCtgataaatatgttttaacaAAACTTGTTGATGCATCAGGTGGTGATCTACGTAGAGCAATAACATCATTACAATCTGTAACTAGATTAAAAGGTGTTGGTATTGAAATAACCTTGGATGATGTACTTGAAGTTACTGgg gtTATTCCAGATCGTTggataaataaactattagAAGTTTGTGAAGGAAAAGATTACAATAATGTtactaattttattgatgattttttattggaaGGATATGGAACTGGTCAAGTTATTGAACAATTGAGtgaaagaattatattttctgaTGATTTAACTGATAAACAAAAAGCAATTATTGGTGAAAAACTTGGT GTATGTTCATTTAGACTCTTAGAAGGAGGCAGTGAATACATTCAACTTCTTGATTTATGCATAACAATAATGCAAGTTAAtcagcaaaattaa